The DNA region CAAGAGCAAACACATCCGAACTCGGAGTTGGTTTTCCGGTCCGAGTCAACTCGGGAGCTAGGTAACCCAGTGTCCCAACAACCCTAGTTGTTGTAGGGTTTGCTCCATGCTCATACAATTTAGCAAGACCGAAATCTCCAAGCCTTCCATTCATCTCAGAATCCAAAAGCACGTTTCCTGTTTTTATGTCCCTATGAATCACAGTCTGCTCCCAactttcatgtaaatacaaTAAGCCAGAAGCTACATTTTGAGCTATCTTGAACCTCTGTTCCCAGCTCAAAATTGCTTTTGGCTTCTCAAATAAGTACTTATCTAAGCTCCCATTAGGCATAAAATCATACACAAGCAATAAATCTCCACGCCGGCGACACCACCCCAACAACTGCACTAAATTCCTGTGCCTGAGACGGCCAATGGTAGCAATTTCCGACACGAATTCCTGCAGACCCTGCCTCGACTCGTTCGAAATTCGCTTAACCGCCACTTGGGTTTCTGAATTCGGCAATGTCCCTCTGTAAACCTTACCAGATCCACCAAACCCGATCACCTCTTTATCCCTGAACCCTCTGGTGGCCTGCTTGAGCTCGCTGTATCTGAATATATGGGGCCCAGTGTCGAGCTCCCACGGCTCGATCACCTCAGCGTTCTTGATCCTCTGAACAATGTAGAACCCCAATCCGACggccaaaataataaaaacaagaaCGGAAACAGAAACGCCAATGATCCACGCTGACGATTGCTTCTTTATCGGGCGGGGAAGTTTAGGCAAAGCTTCTAAATTCAGAGACTTGGCTTCTCCGTTCATCTTAAAGCTCCAACCGGAGACGTAGTGGGAGCTGGCGAGCAACCCGGTCGAAGCAGAGAACCCAATGTACATAAAATCTTCCAAAATTGGAGAAAGATCGACATCGAATGTTAAAATCGGGGATCTGGGTTTGATCGAATCGGGCGAAAGCATGACAGTGACTTGATTTTTCACCGAATCGTAATCGACCCAGGCCTGGATCGGCAGCCCACTCTTGAGATTGAGGTCCTCTTTCGTCGAATTTTCACCGGTGAAAAACGCGGCCGGGGTCGATTTGTTGGAGGCCAGGCTGTTGATATCGATTCCGACATGGTTGTCGTTGATGTCCCCGAATTCCAAGCTCTGGACGGTGTCGAATTCGACGGCGAAGATGTGGTTGGAGAAGTTGCCGACGACGGTGGCGTTGAGGATGCCGAGGTACTGGCTGGGGAGGGATCCCGGGAGCGATTTCGACGGCGAGATTATGAAGGCAAGGCCGTGGCCGCCGAGCTTTGGGTACTCAGGGACGATGGTGAAGACGAAGGAGGTGGAGAAGGAAAATGCTTTGCCGTCGGTGGAGTTTTTGAATCGAACTGGGGCGGAGTAGAAGGCGTGGCCGAGGACTCTGAGAGTGTCGTTTGTGAGCTTTAGCATGCCGTTGGGCTCGATTGACGCGACGCCGTTTAAGCTCATGTTGCTGCTGTTGGCGACACCATTGAAGCCCTTGAAGTAGAGCTCTTGGTCGAGCTGGGTTTTTGCTGGGTTtgggagaaggaggaggaaaacCCAGCAAAGTATGAATCTTTGGAATGCCATAGGAAGTAAAGCTCGAGTCTTTGCTGGGTTTTTGTTAAGCAGATGGCACTGGAGTTTTCAGTGTCCATTTTTTACCAATAATAACAGTATTTAGATAGGACAGTTTTTCGTTTTGCTCGTGACGGCAAATGTGGATGGGTCAATTGGGTTTGCTTGCGGAATAAAGAGTCGGTTGGTCTGCAGTTTTTCGTTTTGTTCGTGACGCATATTAACGGCAATTGTGGGCGGGTCATTGGTTCGCGCCACTTGTGTGAAGTCGAGGACGGAGATTTGAAATTTGTGTTGGAGGACCTAATGGTGAGTTGCCACCTAACATCGTCAATCATAAtacaaaatggttttaattattatgaatttgttaatgtgtttggtatttttcaattactttgatatttttgttttttaatgtgtttggtatttttcaattactttgatatttttgttttttaatgtgttttataatattttaatctcACTTTTAAGAGGATACAATATTTATAAGTACAATTGTATAAGAGATAATGAAAATCGTTGTTAAGTGTTGACTCTAAAATTGAAAGTCTGTCTttttgcctatacaaatactatactactTGATTTGAATTTTGGACAACTATACAAGTAAAATTATTCTAGCaatgataataagaaactctcataataaaaataaataaaacttaattttttacttatttagaataataataaattaataatacaataatatatatttaatacacAATATATACACTACTACTAGAGTTTTTATcatttatagccaaaattttATACTCTAATTTCACAAATGTCAATTTTTATAATATCAGAAAACCACCTATAACAAACCTAAGTATCCTCATaataaaaccaaattacaacCATAATCTAAAACCTGTTTGATCTTTTGTGTTTGTTCAAAAATGGAGAATTCAGATGTTATGCCCTGATCCCGACATTCGTCAGGATCGACGCATGACGACCAGGTGTAGGGGGTGCGGGGAGATATAAACATAAGACACAAATGAATAGTGGTACTAAAATGAAGAGAGGGATTGACTTTTTATACACGATTTGTTACTAACGGTTAGGATGTTTTGATCATGGGGATCCGATATAACTTATCCGTACAGGATCATTATCCATAACTttttgaaaacgttataacccctcgccataaaatAAGTattgtttccaaaatatacatactacgtgtAGTAAGAAAATACCTACTGTAGCCTGCAAAATCACAAGATTGCCACAAGTCGCAATGTTGTGTAAATGAACATATAACAACCAATATCACATAATCtcgcataagcaaacatatcatatcgggtgctcatcgacacatgctgacacacgagttcatgtagaggtattctgacatgaataGGACTAGGCGTAACaatgatatacgctctagtactacaatcacgtgaagccTAGCGCTATGCGAGCACATACGAGTTTGAGTTACCTATTGCAACATGCACGACAGGACtgacacctacaatggatccaaagtgagtgtaCGGTGCAATgtgcacatacacgtgaaagattgGCCCTGACCTGGGTGAGTACCAACACCGGTGTAGCAAACGATGAGCAAATAAcataattataatttataatcaTGCCACAACCATTCAACAATTCTAGTCAATATCTTACTATTCATgaccataaatataattaaggcatcctCTTATAGTAAGCTTATATGTGCATCCCATAGGATTATTTCATCATTTCCCAACAATAAGGCATTTCTTATAAACGTAAGTTTAATCATCAGGGCCGGCGCTGAGAGGGTGCAAGTGGTGCTACCGCACAAG from Malus domestica chromosome 01, GDT2T_hap1 includes:
- the LOC103433913 gene encoding L-type lectin-domain containing receptor kinase S.4-like; this encodes MAFQRFILCWVFLLLLPNPAKTQLDQELYFKGFNGVANSSNMSLNGVASIEPNGMLKLTNDTLRVLGHAFYSAPVRFKNSTDGKAFSFSTSFVFTIVPEYPKLGGHGLAFIISPSKSLPGSLPSQYLGILNATVVGNFSNHIFAVEFDTVQSLEFGDINDNHVGIDINSLASNKSTPAAFFTGENSTKEDLNLKSGLPIQAWVDYDSVKNQVTVMLSPDSIKPRSPILTFDVDLSPILEDFMYIGFSASTGLLASSHYVSGWSFKMNGEAKSLNLEALPKLPRPIKKQSSAWIIGVSVSVLVFIILAVGLGFYIVQRIKNAEVIEPWELDTGPHIFRYSELKQATRGFRDKEVIGFGGSGKVYRGTLPNSETQVAVKRISNESRQGLQEFVSEIATIGRLRHRNLVQLLGWCRRRGDLLLVYDFMPNGSLDKYLFEKPKAILSWEQRFKIAQNVASGLLYLHESWEQTVIHRDIKTGNVLLDSEMNGRLGDFGLAKLYEHGANPTTTRVVGTLGYLAPELTRTGKPTPSSDVFALGALLLELVCGRRPIERKALPEELILVDWVWEKWKAGAILEVVDPRLGAEFDDLEAVVVLKLGLMCSNNTPKARPTMRQVVRYLEGEAALPDAVASPGAYDGKKGGEFEDYVHSYPTSSGFEKASAWSCDDAD